The Mycetohabitans endofungorum genome contains a region encoding:
- the ttcA gene encoding tRNA 2-thiocytidine(32) synthetase TtcA codes for MHAPETTVRALTRREQKQAYENNKLFKRLARQAGQAIADYNMIEAGDKVMVCVSGGKDSYALLDILLRLRERAPIDFDIVAVNLDQKQPGFPAHILPEYLSARGVPFHVENQDTYSIVKRLVPEGKTTCSLCSRLRRGILYRVAGELGATKIALGHHRDDILQTVLLNMFYGGKLKGMPPKLQSDDGKHIVIRPLAYVKENDLEKYAQLREFPIIPCNLCGSQPNLKRAEMKTLLQEWDKRFPGRVDNMFSALSDVVPSHLMDPRLFPFAGLRATGVADPHGDIAFDDEPCATPDSGTVPIVPFDAL; via the coding sequence ATGCATGCACCCGAGACCACCGTGCGGGCCTTGACCCGTCGCGAGCAGAAACAGGCCTACGAAAACAACAAGCTGTTCAAGCGGCTGGCCCGGCAGGCCGGCCAAGCCATTGCTGACTACAACATGATCGAGGCCGGCGATAAGGTGATGGTTTGCGTGTCCGGCGGCAAGGACAGCTATGCGTTGCTGGACATCCTACTGCGGCTGCGCGAGCGAGCGCCGATCGATTTCGACATTGTCGCGGTCAATTTAGATCAGAAGCAGCCTGGGTTTCCCGCGCATATACTGCCCGAGTATCTCTCGGCACGCGGCGTGCCGTTTCATGTCGAGAACCAGGACACGTACAGCATCGTCAAGCGCCTCGTGCCCGAGGGTAAGACGACGTGCTCGCTGTGCTCGCGGCTGCGGCGCGGCATCCTATACCGCGTCGCGGGTGAGTTGGGCGCGACCAAGATCGCGCTTGGCCACCACCGCGACGACATCTTGCAGACCGTGCTGCTGAACATGTTCTACGGCGGCAAACTCAAGGGGATGCCGCCGAAACTGCAGTCCGACGATGGCAAGCACATTGTGATCCGGCCGCTCGCCTATGTGAAAGAGAATGATTTGGAAAAATATGCGCAATTGCGTGAATTTCCAATCATTCCATGCAATCTGTGCGGCAGCCAGCCGAACCTAAAGCGCGCCGAAATGAAGACGTTGCTGCAGGAATGGGACAAGCGCTTCCCTGGACGGGTAGACAACATGTTCAGTGCATTGTCCGACGTCGTGCCGTCGCACTTGATGGACCCTCGGCTGTTTCCATTCGCCGGGCTGCGCGCGACGGGCGTGGCCGATCCGCACGGCGACATCGCATTCGACGACGAACCTTGTGCAACGCCCGACAGCGGCACCGTGCCGATCGTGCCATTCGACGCGCTGTGA
- a CDS encoding dihydroneopterin aldolase, whose protein sequence is MLSALSHPSLADCRRLFLRNYEISINIGVHDFEKRAEQRVIVNIDLFVPLAESTPRADKLAEVVDYDFMRSTIAQRVARGHVHLQETFCDDVAAAMLAHPKVRAVRVSTEKPDVYSDCESVGVEVIRIKEA, encoded by the coding sequence ATGCTCTCCGCCCTTTCGCACCCAAGCCTCGCAGACTGTCGGCGCCTGTTCCTGCGCAACTACGAGATTTCCATCAACATTGGCGTGCATGATTTCGAAAAACGCGCCGAGCAGCGCGTCATCGTCAACATCGACCTATTCGTGCCGCTGGCCGAATCGACGCCGCGCGCCGACAAGCTGGCCGAGGTCGTTGACTACGATTTCATGCGCTCAACCATTGCCCAACGGGTCGCGCGCGGACACGTCCATCTGCAAGAGACGTTTTGCGATGACGTTGCCGCCGCGATGCTGGCGCATCCGAAAGTGCGGGCAGTGCGCGTATCGACCGAGAAGCCGGACGTCTACTCCGACTGCGAGTCAGTGGGTGTTGAAGTCATCCGTATCAAGGAAGCCTGA
- a CDS encoding SDR family oxidoreductase — protein sequence MSDPSCAGQYPASPSYAPPVRRVALVTGAARRIGRALALGMAARGWDIAVHYHTSEADAQSLTADIQALGQRAVALRADLADEAQVRRLVPDSIAALGRIECVVNNASLFDEDTAATFGYGTLLNMTAINVGAPLALAQALHESIPEVAREDETLRGSVINVLDQKLYNMNPDYLSYTLTKAALQAATVALAQALAPKLRVVAVAPGLTLRSGSQTDESFSDAHRRTPLGRASTPADLVEAVCYLADARGVTGATLLVDGGQHLVPSPRDVMFMTDT from the coding sequence ATGAGCGACCCGTCGTGCGCCGGTCAGTATCCGGCTTCCCCTTCTTACGCGCCGCCCGTGCGCCGTGTCGCACTGGTGACCGGCGCAGCACGGCGCATCGGCCGTGCGCTGGCGCTTGGCATGGCCGCGCGGGGTTGGGACATTGCGGTCCACTACCATACGTCCGAGGCTGACGCGCAGTCGCTGACCGCCGACATACAGGCGCTGGGCCAGCGTGCTGTCGCGTTGCGCGCCGATCTGGCCGACGAGGCACAGGTGCGGCGCCTGGTGCCGGATAGCATCGCCGCGCTCGGGCGCATCGAATGCGTGGTGAACAACGCGTCGCTGTTTGACGAGGATACGGCAGCCACGTTCGGATACGGCACGTTGTTGAACATGACGGCGATCAATGTCGGCGCGCCGCTGGCGCTCGCGCAGGCGCTGCACGAATCGATTCCGGAGGTGGCGCGCGAAGACGAGACGTTGCGTGGCTCGGTCATCAACGTGCTCGATCAGAAGCTGTACAACATGAATCCGGACTATCTGTCGTATACGTTAACGAAAGCCGCGCTGCAGGCGGCCACCGTGGCGCTGGCCCAGGCGCTCGCGCCGAAGCTGCGGGTCGTGGCCGTCGCGCCCGGACTCACGCTGCGCTCCGGTAGCCAGACCGATGAAAGCTTTAGCGACGCGCACCGGCGCACGCCGCTTGGACGCGCATCGACGCCGGCCGACTTGGTTGAAGCGGTGTGCTACCTGGCCGACGCGCGCGGTGTGACGGGTGCGACGCTGCTGGTCGATGGCGGCCAGCACCTCGTGCCGTCGCCACGCGACGTGATGTTTATGACGGATACGTGA
- a CDS encoding class I SAM-dependent methyltransferase: MKPNSTQPDSLPVPDDTELAHVRALVQHIAGQIAAAGGWLPFDRYMELALYTPGLGYYSGGLVKFGRSPDDGSDFITAPELSPLFAQTFAKPVAEILGATGTRHVVEFGAGTGKFAAGLLRTLDALGVGCVRYTIVELSGELRARQRECIAKTAPQFASCVQWVDALPERVEGVMVGNEVLDAMPVRLFARQNGLWHERGVAVADASRFVFADRPLDAAAVPAALACVPGRHDYVTETHEAAAAFVRTVCSVLGRGAALFIDYGFPAAEYYHPQRTEGTLMCHYRHRAHGDPFLYPGLQDITAHVQFSAIEQAAHDAGAHLLGYTSQARFLMNAGITDSLAQLDPADPARFLPAANAVQKLLSEAEMGELFKVIAFCRGLDGALGAFERGDRSHML; the protein is encoded by the coding sequence ATGAAGCCGAATTCAACGCAGCCTGATAGTTTACCCGTTCCTGACGATACCGAGCTTGCCCACGTTCGTGCGTTAGTGCAGCACATCGCCGGTCAAATCGCTGCGGCCGGAGGGTGGTTGCCATTCGACCGGTACATGGAACTCGCGCTTTATACACCGGGTCTAGGCTACTACAGCGGTGGTCTAGTCAAGTTCGGCCGCAGTCCCGACGATGGGAGCGACTTCATCACCGCGCCGGAACTCTCGCCGCTGTTTGCACAGACGTTCGCCAAGCCGGTGGCCGAGATACTCGGCGCTACCGGCACACGCCACGTGGTCGAATTCGGAGCGGGAACGGGCAAGTTCGCCGCCGGCCTGCTGCGCACGCTGGATGCGCTCGGTGTCGGGTGTGTGCGCTACACGATCGTGGAATTGTCCGGCGAGTTGCGCGCGCGCCAGCGCGAGTGCATTGCGAAAACTGCACCGCAGTTCGCCTCCTGCGTCCAGTGGGTCGATGCGCTGCCCGAGCGCGTGGAGGGCGTGATGGTTGGCAACGAAGTGCTGGACGCCATGCCGGTGCGTCTGTTTGCGCGGCAAAATGGCTTGTGGCATGAACGCGGCGTCGCTGTGGCGGATGCGAGCCGCTTCGTGTTCGCCGATCGGCCGCTGGATGCCGCCGCCGTGCCGGCCGCACTCGCGTGCGTTCCTGGCCGGCACGACTACGTGACCGAAACACACGAGGCGGCTGCCGCGTTCGTGCGCACCGTGTGCTCGGTGCTCGGCCGCGGCGCCGCGTTGTTCATCGACTATGGTTTCCCGGCTGCTGAGTATTACCATCCACAGCGCACGGAGGGCACGTTGATGTGCCACTACCGGCACCGTGCACACGGCGATCCGTTCCTTTACCCCGGCCTGCAGGACATCACCGCGCATGTGCAGTTCAGCGCCATCGAGCAGGCTGCCCACGACGCGGGCGCGCATTTGCTCGGATACACGTCGCAAGCACGCTTTCTGATGAACGCAGGCATCACGGACTCGCTGGCGCAACTGGACCCGGCCGATCCGGCTCGCTTCCTGCCCGCGGCTAATGCGGTACAGAAGCTGCTGTCCGAGGCAGAGATGGGCGAACTGTTCAAAGTGATCGCGTTTTGCCGCGGCCTGGATGGCGCATTGGGCGCGTTTGAGCGCGGCGATCGTTCGCACATGCTGTGA
- a CDS encoding DUF2905 family protein, whose translation MFRWLLTTFIATVILSASWPWLARLGIGRLPGDLALSWRGRRLPLPFMSTLLLTLLGSLIVRLL comes from the coding sequence ATGTTCCGCTGGTTGCTGACCACCTTCATTGCCACCGTGATTCTTAGCGCGAGCTGGCCCTGGCTCGCCCGACTGGGCATCGGTCGCTTGCCCGGGGATCTCGCGCTCAGCTGGCGCGGCCGCCGTCTGCCGTTGCCGTTCATGTCGACGCTGCTGTTGACACTGCTGGGCTCGCTAATCGTGCGGCTGCTCTAG
- a CDS encoding AAA family ATPase — protein sequence MTNAMVKQEIAVAAFKPIYDLSQIETALHDLSDGASEALRSTYEKMLKVGALRFCVKPNRLPSIDALLAESPNFSEPLEDVRKQIALVAETDDRLELMPMLLLGEPGIGKTHFARQLARLIGTGYHYVAMSSLTAGWILSGASSQWKNAKPGKIFDALVNGAYANPLVLIDEIDKAGGDAQYDPLGALYALLEHDTAQSFIDEFAEVPIDASSVLWIATANDMHCIPEPILNRMNVYEIPTPDRDGARRIAQSIYSEIRESHAWGARFPQALEEAPLDVLSTLSPRVMRRAIIHGFGNARLAGRDAVSAHDVVLDRHARRRSIGF from the coding sequence ATGACTAACGCAATGGTCAAGCAGGAAATCGCGGTGGCGGCTTTCAAGCCGATCTATGACTTAAGTCAGATCGAGACGGCCTTACATGACTTGTCCGATGGCGCCAGCGAGGCGTTGCGAAGCACCTACGAGAAAATGCTGAAGGTCGGCGCGTTGCGCTTTTGCGTCAAGCCCAACCGGTTGCCGTCAATCGACGCGCTCCTCGCCGAGTCCCCAAACTTTAGCGAGCCGCTGGAGGACGTGCGCAAACAGATCGCGCTCGTGGCCGAGACCGACGACAGGCTCGAGTTAATGCCCATGCTGCTGCTGGGCGAACCCGGCATCGGCAAAACGCATTTTGCCCGGCAACTTGCGCGCCTGATCGGCACCGGCTATCACTATGTCGCGATGAGTTCGCTCACCGCGGGCTGGATTCTGTCCGGGGCGTCGTCACAGTGGAAGAATGCCAAGCCAGGCAAGATCTTCGACGCGCTGGTCAACGGCGCCTATGCGAACCCACTGGTGCTGATCGACGAAATCGACAAGGCGGGCGGCGATGCGCAGTACGATCCACTCGGCGCGCTGTATGCGCTGCTCGAGCATGACACCGCGCAGTCGTTCATCGACGAGTTCGCCGAAGTGCCCATCGATGCATCCAGTGTGCTTTGGATCGCGACGGCCAACGACATGCACTGCATTCCGGAGCCCATCCTGAACCGGATGAACGTCTATGAGATCCCGACGCCGGATCGCGATGGCGCGCGCCGTATTGCCCAGTCGATCTACTCAGAGATCCGCGAATCGCACGCATGGGGCGCGCGTTTTCCGCAAGCGCTCGAAGAGGCGCCGCTGGACGTGCTGTCAACCTTGTCGCCGCGCGTGATGCGGCGCGCCATCATCCACGGCTTCGGCAATGCGCGGCTGGCGGGACGCGATGCGGTGAGCGCGCACGACGTGGTACTCGATCGCCACGCGCGCAGACGCTCAATCGGGTTCTGA
- a CDS encoding endonuclease/exonuclease/phosphatase family protein, whose amino-acid sequence MRHGDTLPSVPRTGDKEFVAVSWNLHKGRSPLGLQAWQSMQRWMQATPADLYFLQEAMARRMPAPVLASNGFGEPLQGALTDVWQCQATEIAQALRLQLALGPNVFKPSWRHGNAILSPHPLDLGGRWDISAHRFEKRGLLVARATLYNTPITLLCVHLALTRQSRLRQMNWIAHWIAREAATGPLVLAGDFNDWKNDSEPLFAEIGLREVASTLGEAGKTFPAFSPALALDKMFVRGITPMQWLEPAPRTAWLSDHLPYIARLRLD is encoded by the coding sequence ATGCGACACGGCGATACCTTGCCCAGCGTGCCGCGCACCGGTGACAAGGAATTCGTCGCCGTCAGTTGGAATCTGCATAAGGGCCGCTCGCCGCTCGGCTTGCAGGCATGGCAGTCGATGCAACGCTGGATGCAGGCAACGCCGGCCGACCTGTATTTCCTGCAGGAGGCCATGGCGCGCCGGATGCCCGCGCCCGTGCTGGCCAGCAATGGCTTCGGCGAGCCGCTGCAAGGCGCGCTTACCGACGTATGGCAGTGCCAGGCTACCGAAATAGCGCAAGCATTGCGCTTACAGCTGGCGCTCGGGCCAAATGTGTTCAAGCCATCGTGGCGACACGGCAATGCGATCCTGTCGCCGCATCCGCTCGACCTAGGAGGGCGCTGGGACATTTCCGCGCACCGCTTCGAGAAGCGGGGTTTGCTGGTGGCACGCGCGACGCTTTACAACACGCCGATCACATTGCTGTGCGTCCATCTGGCGCTCACCCGCCAGTCGCGATTGCGCCAGATGAACTGGATCGCCCATTGGATCGCCCGCGAGGCGGCAACCGGCCCGTTGGTGCTCGCCGGCGATTTTAACGACTGGAAGAACGACTCGGAGCCGTTGTTCGCCGAGATCGGTTTGCGCGAGGTGGCCTCAACGCTGGGCGAGGCTGGCAAGACGTTTCCCGCATTCTCGCCCGCGCTGGCGCTGGACAAGATGTTCGTACGGGGCATCACGCCAATGCAATGGCTCGAGCCCGCACCCCGCACCGCGTGGTTATCGGATCACTTGCCGTACATAGCGCGGTTGCGGCTGGACTAG
- a CDS encoding ferredoxin--NADP reductase produces the protein MSNLTQQTVLSVHHWTDTLFSFTCTRDPGFRFDNGQFTMVGLEVDGKPLLRAYSLASANYEENLEFLSIKVQDGPLTSRLQHLKVGDQVYIGKKPTGTLVVDNLLPGKTLWLLSTGTGLAPFMSVIKDPDVYDRYEKIVLTHTCRFVDELAYKEYITEHLPQHEHIGELIRDKLVYFPTVTREPFQNRGRITELIETGGLFERLGVPPFSIDNDRIMLCGSPHMLRDTRQLLDGMGFTEGSNSAPGHYVVEKAFVS, from the coding sequence ATGAGCAATCTGACCCAACAAACCGTTCTCAGCGTGCATCACTGGACTGACACGCTGTTCAGCTTCACTTGCACCCGCGATCCGGGCTTTCGATTCGATAACGGTCAGTTCACCATGGTCGGCCTGGAAGTGGATGGCAAACCGCTGCTGCGCGCGTACAGCCTGGCGAGCGCGAACTACGAGGAAAACCTCGAATTCCTGAGCATCAAGGTGCAGGACGGCCCGCTCACATCGCGGCTGCAGCACCTGAAAGTAGGCGATCAGGTCTACATTGGCAAGAAACCGACCGGCACACTGGTAGTCGACAATCTGTTGCCCGGCAAGACGCTGTGGTTGCTCTCCACTGGCACCGGCTTGGCTCCGTTCATGTCAGTTATCAAGGACCCGGACGTCTACGATCGCTACGAGAAGATCGTGCTCACGCATACCTGCCGTTTCGTCGACGAGCTTGCGTACAAGGAGTACATCACCGAGCATTTGCCGCAGCACGAGCACATCGGCGAGCTGATCCGCGACAAACTGGTGTATTTCCCGACCGTGACGCGTGAGCCGTTCCAGAATCGCGGACGCATCACGGAGCTGATTGAAACGGGCGGATTGTTCGAGCGGCTCGGCGTGCCGCCGTTCTCGATCGACAACGACCGCATCATGTTGTGTGGAAGTCCGCATATGCTGCGTGACACACGGCAACTGCTCGATGGCATGGGCTTCACCGAAGGCAGCAATTCGGCGCCGGGCCACTATGTGGTCGAGAAGGCCTTTGTCAGTTGA
- a CDS encoding DUF3443 domain-containing protein, producing the protein MTLVNTRRGLTWRAAALMGAMTLAACGSGGHSNSAVSSAPLAANVVPITVARGLDRVANIGTVSVTICAAGNAARCQTLDNIQLDTGSYGLRVVAAELSPTLRGALQQATVPNSNAPLASCALFADGYSFGSVRIADVTLGGRTANAIPIHLIDDTKFPTVPSDCVVGRSENTTSELHSRGILGVGAAAVDCGNRCATNAAASSYFNCASASNCVQTVVPLAQQIANPVANVPIDNNGVIVDMPAIGPSGQSSVSGTLLLGIGTASNNQLGSGVMVSTTDDSGSFSATYNGSRITGFTDTGSNGLFFTDASLPVCGSGNPFYCPPGQQTKILTVTGANGATQAVNLNVGNASMLLSTPNTFAFNDLAGPMPRYFDLGMPFFYGRRVAVAISGKSTPSGNGPYVAF; encoded by the coding sequence GTGACCCTAGTCAATACACGCCGCGGGCTCACATGGCGCGCCGCGGCGCTCATGGGCGCCATGACGCTGGCCGCGTGCGGAAGCGGCGGCCATTCCAATTCGGCGGTCAGTTCCGCTCCCCTGGCGGCCAATGTTGTGCCGATCACGGTGGCGCGGGGGCTCGACCGGGTGGCCAACATCGGCACTGTGTCCGTCACCATCTGCGCAGCCGGTAACGCCGCGCGGTGCCAGACGCTTGACAACATCCAACTCGACACGGGTTCGTATGGCTTACGAGTGGTCGCCGCGGAATTGTCACCCACATTGCGCGGCGCGCTGCAGCAGGCCACCGTGCCCAATTCGAATGCGCCGCTTGCATCGTGCGCGTTGTTCGCGGACGGGTATTCGTTCGGTTCGGTGCGCATTGCTGACGTGACGCTAGGTGGGCGGACCGCCAATGCGATCCCGATCCATTTAATCGATGATACTAAATTCCCGACAGTGCCATCCGACTGCGTCGTAGGTCGCTCGGAGAACACCACGTCGGAGTTGCATTCTCGCGGCATCCTCGGTGTCGGGGCGGCAGCCGTGGACTGCGGCAACCGATGCGCGACCAATGCGGCCGCCAGTTCCTACTTCAACTGCGCGAGTGCGTCCAACTGCGTGCAGACCGTCGTGCCGCTTGCCCAACAGATCGCGAACCCGGTGGCGAACGTGCCGATCGACAACAATGGCGTAATCGTCGATATGCCCGCGATCGGCCCCTCGGGACAGTCTTCGGTCAGCGGCACCTTGTTGCTGGGTATCGGCACCGCATCCAACAACCAGCTGGGCAGCGGTGTGATGGTATCGACCACCGATGATTCCGGTAGCTTCAGCGCGACGTACAACGGCTCGAGGATCACCGGGTTCACCGATACCGGCTCCAACGGCCTGTTCTTCACCGACGCGTCATTGCCCGTGTGCGGCTCCGGCAACCCGTTCTATTGCCCGCCTGGCCAACAGACCAAGATCCTCACCGTGACGGGCGCGAATGGTGCCACCCAGGCCGTCAATCTCAACGTGGGCAATGCGTCGATGCTGCTCAGCACGCCTAATACGTTTGCGTTCAACGATTTGGCCGGGCCGATGCCCCGCTACTTCGACCTAGGCATGCCGTTTTTCTATGGGCGGCGCGTAGCGGTGGCGATCAGCGGCAAGTCCACACCATCAGGCAATGGTCCCTATGTGGCATTTTGA
- a CDS encoding DUF2844 domain-containing protein yields MNIQTACTALAGATFGVVLVAHDACAALGSAPSYASNAASSQATLRAAVAASPSTASGASATTTPYTVQQTMLPTGTVVREYIADGTVIGIAWSGPQMPEMRTLLGTYFPQYVSDIQMQRRDQGGHGPVWMRSGDLVVHSGGHMGDFSGQAFLPRALPAGMTEADIR; encoded by the coding sequence ATGAATATCCAAACAGCGTGCACCGCACTAGCTGGTGCCACGTTCGGCGTGGTACTGGTGGCACACGACGCGTGCGCCGCCCTTGGCAGCGCGCCGAGCTACGCGAGCAACGCCGCATCCAGCCAGGCCACGCTGCGCGCGGCCGTTGCCGCATCGCCATCGACGGCGTCCGGCGCCAGCGCAACGACCACCCCCTATACCGTGCAGCAGACCATGCTACCCACCGGCACCGTGGTACGCGAGTACATCGCCGATGGCACCGTAATCGGCATCGCCTGGTCCGGTCCTCAAATGCCCGAGATGCGCACGTTGCTGGGTACCTACTTCCCACAGTACGTCAGCGATATCCAGATGCAACGCCGCGACCAGGGCGGCCACGGGCCGGTGTGGATGCGCAGCGGTGACTTAGTCGTACATTCGGGCGGGCACATGGGCGACTTCAGCGGGCAAGCCTTCCTACCGCGGGCCTTGCCGGCCGGCATGACCGAAGCGGATATCCGCTGA
- a CDS encoding protein phosphatase CheZ: MTGSPLSLPYGPQINPEGRTDSVTNQPQVDDLLTSLGR; encoded by the coding sequence TTGACGGGGAGTCCGTTGAGTCTGCCCTATGGTCCGCAGATCAATCCCGAAGGGCGTACCGACAGCGTCACCAATCAGCCCCAGGTCGATGATCTATTGACCAGTCTTGGGCGCTGA
- a CDS encoding glycosyltransferase family 4 protein: MRIAQIAPLHEAVPPKLYGGTERVVSYLTEGLVELGHDVTLFASGDSHTSARLEAAWPRALRLDPSIRDWMAPHMLMLEQVRRVAHEFDILHFHLDYLPFPLFSQIDTPFVTTLHGRLDLPELQPIFDSFPQAHVISISDSQRGPLPRAGWVDTIYHGLPENLLVPQTDIKPTYLAFLGRICPEKRVDHAIRIAAQAGLPLKIAAKVDKVDREYFKNEIEPLLSLGDVEFIGEINEAQKPAFLSGAKALLFPIDWCEPFGLVMIESMACGTPVIAFNRGSVPEVVEHGVTGFICEDVNGAVAALSQVEALSREQIRARFEQRFTARIMAQHYVDAYASLARGARQPMLRKVAAG; the protein is encoded by the coding sequence ATGCGTATCGCACAAATCGCACCGCTGCACGAAGCTGTGCCGCCCAAGCTCTACGGAGGCACCGAGCGCGTGGTGTCATACCTGACGGAAGGGCTGGTGGAGCTGGGTCACGATGTGACACTGTTCGCGAGCGGCGATTCGCATACTTCGGCACGCCTTGAAGCGGCGTGGCCCCGCGCATTGCGCCTGGACCCGTCCATCCGCGACTGGATGGCGCCGCATATGTTGATGCTCGAACAGGTGCGCCGCGTGGCCCACGAGTTCGACATCCTGCATTTTCACCTCGATTATTTGCCGTTTCCCCTGTTCTCGCAGATCGACACGCCGTTCGTCACCACACTTCATGGGCGCCTAGACCTGCCGGAGCTGCAACCGATCTTTGACAGCTTCCCGCAGGCACACGTCATTTCGATCTCGGATTCGCAGCGTGGGCCGCTGCCGCGTGCCGGGTGGGTCGATACCATCTATCATGGACTGCCGGAAAACCTACTCGTGCCGCAAACGGACATCAAGCCGACGTACTTGGCGTTCCTAGGCCGCATCTGCCCGGAAAAGCGCGTCGATCACGCGATCCGCATCGCCGCGCAGGCCGGTCTGCCGCTGAAAATCGCCGCCAAGGTCGACAAGGTCGATCGCGAATACTTCAAGAATGAGATCGAGCCTCTACTCTCACTCGGCGATGTCGAGTTCATTGGCGAAATCAACGAAGCACAGAAGCCGGCTTTCTTGTCCGGTGCGAAAGCGTTGTTGTTCCCGATTGACTGGTGTGAGCCGTTCGGACTAGTCATGATCGAATCGATGGCATGTGGCACGCCGGTGATCGCTTTCAACCGCGGCTCAGTGCCCGAGGTGGTCGAGCACGGCGTAACCGGCTTCATTTGCGAGGATGTCAACGGCGCAGTGGCCGCGTTGTCGCAGGTAGAGGCGCTGTCCCGCGAACAAATCCGCGCGCGCTTCGAACAGCGTTTCACGGCGCGGATCATGGCACAGCATTACGTCGACGCGTATGCGTCACTGGCGCGCGGCGCGCGCCAGCCGATGCTTCGCAAGGTCGCGGCAGGCTGA
- a CDS encoding Cof-type HAD-IIB family hydrolase codes for MYQVIATDLDGTLLNSDHQVDPFTVATLQELQARGLHFVIATGRHFRDVAGIRDRLGIRPYLVTSNGARVHDARDNRIHAHDLPADIVKRLMAPDIAGTHGRVIVNLFVDDAWLIDREAPQLLTFHQDSGFRYEVANLAAHDGQGVAKVLYIGDAADLRVIERNLARHFGDALYVTYSLPDCLEVMAASVSKGRALALVLEQLGLPAERCIAFGDNMNDIDMLESVGHPFMMGNANPRLIARLPHVPRIGNNFEAGVAHHLRALLAPQREPA; via the coding sequence ATGTACCAAGTCATCGCCACTGATCTGGACGGTACGCTGCTCAATAGCGATCACCAGGTCGATCCGTTCACTGTCGCCACGCTGCAAGAGTTGCAAGCGCGCGGCCTGCATTTTGTGATCGCGACCGGGCGACATTTCCGCGACGTTGCGGGAATCCGTGACCGGCTCGGCATCCGGCCGTATCTGGTCACTTCCAACGGCGCGCGCGTGCACGATGCGCGAGACAACCGCATTCATGCGCACGATTTGCCCGCGGATATCGTCAAGCGGCTAATGGCGCCCGATATCGCCGGCACGCATGGCCGTGTCATCGTCAATTTGTTTGTCGACGATGCATGGCTGATCGATCGCGAAGCGCCTCAGCTGTTGACGTTCCATCAGGATTCCGGGTTTCGCTACGAGGTTGCCAACCTCGCGGCACATGATGGCCAAGGGGTGGCGAAGGTACTGTACATCGGAGACGCCGCTGACCTGCGCGTTATCGAGCGTAACCTGGCCCGGCATTTCGGGGATGCGTTGTACGTGACGTATTCGCTGCCCGATTGCCTCGAGGTGATGGCCGCTAGCGTGTCGAAGGGACGTGCGCTGGCACTCGTGCTCGAGCAACTTGGCCTGCCGGCCGAACGGTGCATCGCATTCGGCGACAACATGAACGACATCGACATGCTGGAGTCAGTCGGACACCCGTTCATGATGGGCAACGCCAACCCCCGATTGATCGCGCGGCTACCCCATGTCCCGCGCATCGGCAACAATTTCGAGGCCGGGGTCGCCCACCATTTGCGCGCATTGCTCGCGCCGCAGCGCGAGCCCGCTTAA
- the rpsU gene encoding 30S ribosomal protein S21, translating to MTTIVIKENEPFEVAIRRFRRTIERNGLIAELRERQSYEKPTAVRKRKKAAAVKRLQRRLRSQQLPKKLH from the coding sequence ATGACCACGATTGTTATCAAGGAAAACGAGCCGTTCGAAGTGGCGATCCGCCGCTTTCGCCGAACCATCGAGCGCAATGGCCTGATCGCCGAGTTGCGCGAGCGCCAGTCGTACGAGAAGCCGACGGCTGTGCGCAAGCGTAAGAAGGCCGCCGCAGTCAAGCGCCTGCAGCGTCGCCTGCGTAGCCAGCAACTGCCGAAGAAGCTCCACTAA